The genomic region CTGTACTTCAAAGCTGACGAGCAAGGATGCATCCCCACACCGGCCATGCTGGAAGCGGAGTTCTCCAGAGTGTCCGGCATTGTGCCGCATATCCCTGAAACGCTCATGGAGCTTTATCGCAAGGCACTACAAACGTCGGGCAGGTCTGGCAGAGCGCGGCAAGATGATGCGGAAACCTTGACCCAGTGCATGGCCGTGATGGCTTTGGTAGTGCTTGCTGAAACAGAGCGCAAATATAAACTTGGCATTTTTCCCGTAGCCTCATACGCGGAAGCACGGGAGGCCTTCTACAAGCTCAAGGGATACCACGTCTCCCCGGCAATCGGCAGCAAGGATACCTTTCACGCTATTTGGAAGCGTGTGCGTAACGATAAAGGGCTGATTTTGGCAAGGGCAATCATGGCGGGATTCCACAAAGAGGGCCTGTTTACCCAGGCTTCTTTCCGGCAAAAATTTACGGGCAAGCTCCCCCCAAACATGGACGCCGCCGCATGGTGGTTTAATGATTTGCTACGGCACCGCGCATGGTTTGGCCGATGGTAGATTGAAAGATTTTTTCCCCAGTAGGCAGAGCCTCCTGCGAAATTCTAGGCTGTTCCCGGATGTTCCCGGAACGGCCTTTTTTATTTCAAAGGAGAATGAACTATGCCGAACTTTGATCTTGAGCTTGTTGACGAGAAAGCCGCCGCCCGTATTCTGGGCTTTTCGATAAAATCGCTTCAAAATCGCCGCTGGAAGCGCCAGCCGCCCTCTTTTTTGAAGTTGGGACGCAAGATTGCCTATCGTCTAAGCGATTTGCAGGCCTATCTTGACGCTTGCACAATAGAACCGATGCACAAGGGATAGCGGCGATGGTCTCCCTGTCGTTACATGGCGGGGGGGCGGCATGGGATACGGCGGAGGGGAGCCGCCTACCTTATCTAAATAAGTGCTTAGATTTTCGCCCCCCTTCCCGGCAGCAGGCACTTGCCTTGCGGGATGAACTTGCAGCCTTTTATGCGAGGGCAGGGAATCTCTATCGTCAGCATCGGCTTTTGGAATGCGGACGACCTGTCCCCGGTGGGATGGACACATGGACTTACCAATGTGGCTTAGGGGAATGCCCCCTGTGCTACCGGCGGCGGGCCTATCGAAAGGCAGCGGAGGCGGCCCGGATGGACGCTGTTCTCAAGGAAAGCGGTTTCAACTCGCAATTGCTGACCATCACGATGCCGGATACCGAAGCGGATGGCATGGCGGCGCGTTATGCGGAATTGGCGGCGGATTGCGCCAGACTTTACAGATCAAAGACCTATCTTCGGCGCATTGCCGGGGCGGCGCGCTGCATCGAAACAAGCACAGCGGATACAGGGTTATTTCATGTCCATGTCCATTTGCTGCTTCTGTTCCGCTGCGGTGTCCTTCCGGCAGAGATCGTGCCGCTTGTGAGGCGCTGCTTTCCGTCCGGGGTGGTCTATGCATCCGGGCTGTGGCGCTTCGTCTGTACCGCCCGTTTCGCTGCCTATGCCCTGAAACTGCCGGAAGGCGTCACGGCGGAGGAATGGTTGACCATTCGCCAGATGATGCAGGGAAAAATGCCGCTGACGTTTTCCGGTGTGCTGCGGAGGGCACGCCGGGAGGGGGGCAAGCGCCGTCCACCAAAAAGGAAATGCCATGAGCAATAGACATACGGAAAAACGGGCCAGAATTGCCCCTAAACGGCGCGCAACGGTCTGCCATGACAGGGGCCTTACAGCGCGGGAAAAAGCTATGCTGGACTATCTTGAAAACTGGCTTGCGGAGCGCACGGCCACGGAAGCAGGCCAAAAAGTCAGGGCCGCCGCCAAAAGGAAAAAGCATGACAAAAACGATGCCTGAAAACAGCAGGAAAAAACAGGCCGGGGGGCGCTTTCAGCCGGGGCAAAGCGGCAATCCGGCGGGCAGGCCGAAAGGCTCCCCCAACACGCTGACACGGATCATGCAAGTCAAGCTGGCCGGGCGGGCGGATGAAATCCTTGACCGCGCAATCAGCCTTGCCGCCGCCGGGAACATCCATGCGCTGAAACTGCTGGTGCCGCGCCTGCTGCCGGAAATACGGGAACAGCCTTTGCCCCTGCTGGAATTGCCGCCTGTCAGCAGTGTGGAAGATTTGCCCGCCTTCGCGGATGCGGTGCTGGACGCCGTGCGGGAAGGTATCATCGCTCCGGCAACGGCGGGCCAGCTCATGGACGCGGCAAAACTCAAAACAGCGGCGGCAAGTCAGGCCAAGATCGCTAGGGAGTGCCACGGTCTGGATTTGGCAGATATTCCCCTGTAGAGGCGCAAAAAAAGGCCCATCGGCGTTTTGCTGGTGGGCCTTTGGCATTATGGCTAGAGGAAACTGGACTTTTAAGCAAATCTGGACAGATGACAAAGGGAAAGCCGTTTTTGAGTGATCCCCCAAAAAGTTTTACCGCTGAAAACCGGAGCTTCCAGCGGTAAGAGGGCATATAGCGGGCGGCCAAGCCTTGCCATACGATGGCGGAAAGCGTTCCGTCATCCTGTTTCCTGAAATTATTCCTACCTGTTTGCTATGTCAACGTCTGGAATCACACCCATAGCGATGGATGCAGTTTTCAGGACTGTTGTGCTATGCCTCAAAATCCGGTAGGGCCGCTTGATATCAGCGTGTTATTATGGCAAGTGCTGTGTACTTGGCAATGAAGTCTTCAATAGAGAGGGAAGATTCTGGTATAGGGAAAGGCTGGCTAGGGTCAAGTGTATAGTACACGGGAGGATTCTTAAACTGTTCGTATTGACGTGCAAAATAAGGAGTTCCTTCCGTGAATA from Desulfovibrio porci harbors:
- a CDS encoding helix-turn-helix transcriptional regulator; amino-acid sequence: MPNFDLELVDEKAAARILGFSIKSLQNRRWKRQPPSFLKLGRKIAYRLSDLQAYLDACTIEPMHKG
- a CDS encoding protein rep; this translates as MDTWTYQCGLGECPLCYRRRAYRKAAEAARMDAVLKESGFNSQLLTITMPDTEADGMAARYAELAADCARLYRSKTYLRRIAGAARCIETSTADTGLFHVHVHLLLLFRCGVLPAEIVPLVRRCFPSGVVYASGLWRFVCTARFAAYALKLPEGVTAEEWLTIRQMMQGKMPLTFSGVLRRARREGGKRRPPKRKCHEQ
- a CDS encoding DUF5681 domain-containing protein, with protein sequence MTKTMPENSRKKQAGGRFQPGQSGNPAGRPKGSPNTLTRIMQVKLAGRADEILDRAISLAAAGNIHALKLLVPRLLPEIREQPLPLLELPPVSSVEDLPAFADAVLDAVREGIIAPATAGQLMDAAKLKTAAASQAKIARECHGLDLADIPL